A genome region from Pseudomonas sp. S06B 330 includes the following:
- a CDS encoding extracellular solute-binding protein: protein MMSLPRLPLKACALLLTCLSAQALAAPQHALTLYDEAPKYPANFKHFDYVNPDAPKGGTFRQAGFGGFDSLNPYINKGVPADDIGLIYDTLMTQSLDEPFTEYGLVAGKIEKAPDNSWVRFYLRPEARFHDGHPIHADDVVFTFNTLIKQGAPLFRGYYADVAEVIAEDPQRVLFKFKHNNNRELPLILGQLPVLPKHWWEGRDFTKGNLEVPLGSGPYQVAEVKAGRSIRYERVKDYWGKDLAVNRGFYNFDVMTTDYYRDNSVALEALKAGQFDYRLETAAKSWATAYDVPAVRQKRLILEELPNGNPTGMQGFVYNIRRPVFQDVRVREALSLLLDFEWTNKQLFNGAYTRTRSYFENSEMAARGLPDEAELKILEPLRGKVPEHVFTQAFSNPVTDGSGMIREQQRKAYKLLQDAGWRIVDDKMVDAQGKPVSIEFLVAQTEFERVLLPFKRNLSDLGIELVIRRVDVSQYINRLRSRDFDMIVGGFPQSNSPGNEQREFWQSAAADNPGSRNFIGLKDPAIDSLVEDLINADSRQSLIEHCRALDRVLQWGYYLIPNWHIKTWRVAYWNHIGHPKVSPKYDIGINTWWIKPDVEPAVPLTPDTAPTEGAH, encoded by the coding sequence ATGATGTCACTGCCCCGCCTGCCCCTGAAGGCCTGCGCCCTGCTGCTGACCTGTCTGAGTGCCCAGGCACTGGCCGCCCCGCAACACGCCCTGACCCTGTATGACGAAGCGCCCAAGTACCCAGCCAACTTCAAGCACTTCGATTACGTCAATCCGGATGCCCCCAAAGGCGGCACCTTTCGCCAGGCCGGTTTCGGCGGCTTCGACAGCCTAAACCCGTACATCAACAAGGGCGTTCCGGCCGACGACATCGGCCTAATCTATGACACCCTGATGACCCAAAGCCTGGACGAACCCTTCACCGAGTACGGCCTGGTGGCCGGCAAGATCGAGAAGGCCCCGGACAACAGCTGGGTGCGCTTCTACCTTCGCCCTGAAGCGCGCTTTCACGATGGCCACCCGATTCACGCCGACGACGTGGTGTTCACCTTCAACACCTTAATCAAACAGGGCGCACCGCTGTTTCGTGGCTATTACGCTGACGTTGCCGAGGTTATCGCTGAAGACCCACAGCGCGTCCTGTTCAAGTTCAAGCACAATAACAACCGCGAGTTACCACTGATCCTCGGCCAGCTGCCGGTGCTGCCCAAGCATTGGTGGGAAGGCCGTGACTTCACCAAGGGCAACCTGGAAGTTCCGCTGGGCAGCGGTCCGTACCAGGTTGCAGAGGTCAAGGCTGGACGCTCGATCCGCTATGAAAGGGTCAAGGACTACTGGGGCAAGGACCTCGCCGTCAATCGTGGTTTCTACAACTTCGATGTCATGACCACCGACTACTACCGCGACAATTCAGTGGCCCTCGAAGCACTGAAGGCTGGTCAGTTCGACTACCGCCTGGAAACTGCAGCCAAAAGCTGGGCCACCGCTTACGACGTGCCTGCCGTGAGGCAAAAGCGCCTGATCCTGGAAGAGCTCCCCAACGGCAACCCGACCGGCATGCAGGGATTTGTCTACAACATACGCCGCCCGGTGTTCCAGGATGTGCGTGTTCGGGAGGCGTTGAGCCTGCTGCTGGACTTCGAATGGACCAACAAGCAGCTGTTCAACGGCGCCTATACCCGCACCCGCAGTTACTTCGAGAATTCCGAAATGGCCGCCCGCGGGCTGCCGGATGAAGCCGAACTGAAGATTCTGGAACCGCTGCGCGGCAAGGTCCCCGAGCACGTCTTCACGCAAGCCTTCAGCAACCCTGTCACCGACGGCAGCGGCATGATCCGCGAGCAACAGCGCAAGGCCTACAAGCTGCTGCAGGATGCCGGCTGGCGCATTGTCGATGACAAGATGGTCGATGCTCAGGGCAAACCGGTATCGATCGAGTTTCTCGTCGCCCAGACCGAGTTTGAGCGCGTGTTGCTGCCGTTCAAGCGCAACCTGTCTGACCTGGGCATCGAGCTGGTGATCCGCCGCGTCGATGTCTCGCAATACATCAACCGCCTGCGCTCACGGGATTTCGACATGATTGTCGGCGGTTTCCCGCAATCCAACTCGCCAGGAAACGAACAACGCGAATTCTGGCAGAGTGCCGCTGCGGACAACCCCGGCAGCCGCAACTTCATCGGCTTGAAAGACCCGGCCATCGACAGCCTGGTCGAAGACCTGATCAACGCCGACTCGCGTCAGAGCCTGATCGAACACTGCCGCGCCTTGGACCGCGTCCTGCAATGGGGCTACTACCTGATCCCCAACTGGCACATCAAGACCTGGCGGGTCGCCTACTGGAACCACATAGGTCATCCCAAGGTATCGCCCAAGTACGACATTGGCATCAACACCTGGTGGATCAAGCCGGACGTCGAGCCTGCCGTGCCACTGACGCCAGACACTGCGCCAACCGAAGGGGCGCACTAG
- a CDS encoding microcin C ABC transporter permease YejB: MLAYIFRRLLLIIPTLLGILVINFIIIQAAPGGPVEQMIAKLEGFEGATSRIAGGGAEVSVAGSNYRGAQGLDPALIKEIEKMYGFDKSAPERLWIMIKNYAHLDFGDSFFRDAKVIDLIIEKMPVSISLGLWSTLIMYLVSIPLGIAKATRHGSHFDVWTSSAIIIGYAIPAFLFAILLIVLFAGGSYLDWFPLRGLTSNNFDELSTAGKILDYFWHLVLPVTALVIGNFATMTLLTKNSFLDEINKQYVVTAKAKGLSPNRVLYGHVFRNAMLLVIAGFPSAFIGIFFTGSLLIEVIFSLDGLGLMSFEAAINRDYPVVFGTLFIFTLLGLVVKLIGDLTYTLVDPRIDFGSREH; the protein is encoded by the coding sequence ATGCTGGCCTATATCTTTCGCCGTTTGCTGCTGATCATTCCGACGCTGCTCGGCATCCTGGTCATCAACTTCATCATCATCCAGGCCGCTCCTGGCGGCCCGGTCGAGCAGATGATCGCCAAGCTCGAGGGCTTCGAAGGCGCCACCAGCCGTATCGCCGGTGGTGGCGCCGAAGTGTCGGTAGCCGGCTCCAACTACCGCGGCGCTCAAGGCCTGGACCCGGCCCTGATCAAAGAAATCGAAAAGATGTATGGCTTCGACAAGTCGGCGCCGGAACGTCTGTGGATCATGATCAAGAACTACGCCCACCTGGATTTTGGCGACAGTTTCTTTCGTGATGCCAAGGTTATCGACCTGATCATCGAGAAGATGCCGGTGTCGATCTCCCTGGGGTTGTGGAGCACGCTGATCATGTACCTGGTGTCGATCCCTCTGGGCATCGCCAAAGCCACCCGCCACGGCAGCCATTTCGATGTCTGGACCAGTTCGGCAATCATCATCGGCTATGCGATTCCGGCGTTTCTGTTCGCTATTTTGCTGATCGTCCTGTTCGCCGGTGGAAGCTACCTGGATTGGTTCCCGTTGCGCGGGCTGACCTCGAATAACTTCGATGAGCTCAGCACCGCTGGCAAGATCCTCGACTACTTCTGGCACCTGGTCCTGCCCGTTACCGCTCTGGTAATCGGCAACTTTGCCACCATGACCTTGCTGACCAAGAACAGCTTCCTCGATGAGATCAACAAGCAGTATGTGGTCACCGCCAAGGCCAAGGGTCTGAGCCCGAACCGGGTGCTGTATGGCCATGTGTTTCGCAACGCCATGCTGCTGGTCATCGCCGGTTTTCCGTCGGCCTTCATCGGCATTTTCTTTACCGGCTCGCTGCTGATCGAGGTGATCTTCTCCCTTGACGGCCTCGGCCTGATGAGTTTTGAGGCCGCCATCAATCGCGACTACCCGGTGGTTTTCGGCACCTTGTTCATCTTCACCCTGCTGGGCCTGGTGGTGAAACTGATCGGCGACCTGACCTACACCCTGGTCGATCCACGTATTGATTTCGGCAGCAGGGAGCACTGA
- a CDS encoding ABC transporter permease: MNLSPLNRRRFERFKANRRGWWSLWLFLILFGLSLGAELIANDKPLAVRYDGEWYFPALKRYPETTFGGEFPLEANYKSPYIRELLAAKDSWVLWAPIPFSYQSINYDLKVPAPAPPSTQNWLGTDDQGRDVLARVIYGFRISVLFALTLTILSSIIGVLAGALQGFYGGWVDLAGQRFLEIWSGLPVLYLLIILASFVQPNFWWLLGIMLLFSWMSLVDVVRAEFLRGRNLEYVRAARALGMQDGPIMFRHILPNAMISTMTFMPFILTGAIGTLTALDFLGFGLPPGAPSLGELVAQGKSNLQAPWLGISAFAVLALMLSLLVFIGESARDAFDPRK, translated from the coding sequence ATGAACCTGTCCCCGCTCAACCGTCGACGCTTCGAGCGCTTCAAGGCCAACCGCCGTGGCTGGTGGTCGTTATGGCTGTTCCTGATCCTGTTTGGCCTAAGCCTGGGCGCCGAACTGATCGCCAACGACAAGCCCTTGGCCGTGCGTTACGACGGCGAATGGTATTTCCCGGCGCTCAAGCGCTACCCGGAAACCACCTTCGGCGGCGAATTTCCACTGGAGGCCAACTACAAGAGCCCCTACATCCGTGAATTGCTGGCCGCCAAGGACAGCTGGGTGCTGTGGGCGCCGATCCCATTCAGCTACCAGAGCATCAACTACGACCTCAAGGTCCCCGCCCCTGCGCCCCCCTCGACGCAGAACTGGCTGGGTACCGACGACCAGGGCCGTGACGTGCTCGCCCGGGTCATTTACGGCTTTCGCATCTCAGTGCTGTTCGCCCTGACCCTGACCATTCTCAGCTCGATCATCGGCGTGCTGGCGGGCGCCCTGCAGGGGTTCTATGGCGGCTGGGTGGATCTGGCCGGGCAACGCTTCCTGGAGATCTGGTCGGGCCTGCCAGTGCTGTACCTGCTGATCATCCTCGCCAGCTTCGTCCAACCGAACTTCTGGTGGCTACTGGGGATCATGCTGCTGTTTTCCTGGATGAGCCTGGTGGATGTCGTGCGCGCTGAATTTCTGCGTGGGCGCAACCTCGAGTATGTCCGTGCAGCACGTGCCCTGGGTATGCAGGACGGTCCGATCATGTTCCGGCATATCCTGCCCAACGCCATGATCTCGACCATGACCTTCATGCCGTTCATCCTCACCGGCGCCATTGGCACCCTGACCGCCCTGGACTTCCTCGGCTTCGGCTTGCCGCCCGGCGCGCCATCTCTGGGTGAGCTGGTGGCTCAAGGCAAGTCCAACCTGCAAGCGCCGTGGCTGGGTATCAGTGCCTTTGCCGTACTGGCGCTGATGCTCAGCCTACTGGTGTTTATTGGTGAATCCGCCCGCGATGCCTTCGACCCGAGGAAATAA
- a CDS encoding HU family DNA-binding protein, giving the protein MNKSELIDAIAASADISKASAGKALDAVIESVTGALKAGDSVVLVGFGTFSVTDRPARTGRNPQTGKTLEIPAAKKPGFKAGKALKEAVN; this is encoded by the coding sequence GTGAACAAGTCGGAACTGATTGACGCTATCGCCGCATCTGCTGATATTTCGAAAGCGAGCGCTGGCAAAGCGCTGGACGCAGTAATCGAATCCGTCACCGGCGCCCTGAAGGCAGGTGATTCCGTGGTACTGGTAGGTTTCGGTACCTTCTCCGTCACCGATCGCCCAGCTCGCACCGGCCGCAACCCGCAAACCGGCAAGACTCTGGAAATCCCTGCTGCCAAGAAGCCAGGCTTCAAGGCTGGCAAGGCTCTGAAAGAAGCCGTCAACTAA
- a CDS encoding ABC transporter ATP-binding protein, protein MSNETLIEVRDLAVEFTSGDQVQRVVEGISFDIRRGETLALVGESGSGKSVTAHSILRLLPYPLARHPSGTIHYEGRDLLTLDEKQMRGIRGNRIAMIFQEPMTSLNPLHNIEKQINEILLLHKGLRGKEATARTLELLDLVGIPEPHKRLKALPHELSGGQRQRVMIAMALANEPELLIADEPTTALDVTVQLKILELLKSLQARLGMSLLLISHDLNLVKRVAHRVCVMQRGCIVEQADCATLFHSPKHAYTQMLLGAEPSGGPADNPAGKPMLEVEDLRVWFPIKKGLLRRTVDHVKAVDGINFSLPQGQTLGIVGESGSGKSTLGLAILRLLGSQGAIRFQGTALEGLNQQQVRPLRRQMQVVFQDPFGSLSPRMCVSDIVGEGLRIHRMGTAAEQEQAIIAALQEVGLDPQARHRYPHEFSGGQRQRIAIARALVLKPALILLDEPTSALDRTVQRQVVELLRSLQSKYNLTYLFISHDLAVVKALSHQLMVVKQGKVVEQGAAADIFAAPQHAYTRQLLEAAFLAPATR, encoded by the coding sequence ATGAGCAACGAAACCTTGATCGAAGTGCGCGACCTGGCTGTCGAGTTCACCTCAGGTGATCAGGTCCAGCGCGTGGTCGAAGGCATCAGCTTCGACATTCGCCGTGGCGAAACCCTGGCTTTGGTCGGCGAGAGCGGTTCAGGCAAGTCAGTGACCGCCCATTCGATTCTGCGCCTTTTGCCCTACCCGCTGGCCCGTCACCCGTCCGGGACCATTCATTACGAAGGGCGCGACCTACTGACCCTGGATGAAAAGCAGATGCGCGGCATTCGTGGCAACCGCATCGCGATGATCTTTCAGGAGCCGATGACGTCGCTCAACCCGCTGCACAACATCGAAAAGCAGATCAACGAGATCCTGCTATTGCACAAAGGCCTGCGCGGCAAGGAGGCCACTGCACGCACGCTGGAGCTGCTTGACCTGGTAGGCATCCCTGAGCCACACAAACGCCTCAAAGCGTTGCCACACGAGCTCTCAGGAGGCCAGCGACAGCGAGTAATGATCGCCATGGCATTGGCGAACGAACCGGAGCTACTAATTGCCGACGAACCGACCACGGCACTGGACGTCACCGTCCAGCTGAAGATCCTTGAATTGCTCAAGTCGCTGCAGGCACGCCTGGGCATGTCGCTGCTGCTGATTAGTCATGACCTGAATCTGGTCAAGCGCGTCGCGCATCGGGTATGTGTGATGCAGCGCGGCTGCATCGTCGAACAGGCCGACTGCGCGACGCTGTTCCACAGCCCCAAACATGCCTACACGCAGATGCTTCTAGGTGCCGAGCCCAGCGGCGGCCCCGCCGACAACCCGGCAGGTAAGCCGATGCTTGAGGTTGAAGACTTGCGCGTCTGGTTCCCGATCAAAAAGGGGCTACTGCGGCGCACCGTCGATCACGTCAAGGCGGTCGACGGCATCAACTTCAGCCTGCCTCAGGGACAGACCTTGGGCATCGTCGGTGAAAGCGGCTCGGGCAAATCCACCCTGGGCCTGGCAATCCTGCGGCTGCTGGGCAGCCAGGGCGCCATTCGCTTTCAGGGCACCGCCCTTGAAGGTTTGAATCAACAACAGGTACGCCCCTTGCGGCGGCAAATGCAGGTGGTCTTCCAGGATCCCTTCGGCAGCCTCAGCCCGCGCATGTGCGTCAGTGACATCGTTGGCGAAGGCCTGCGCATTCATCGCATGGGCACAGCAGCCGAACAAGAGCAAGCAATCATTGCCGCCTTGCAGGAAGTAGGCCTGGACCCTCAGGCCCGCCATCGCTATCCCCATGAGTTTTCCGGTGGCCAGCGCCAGCGCATCGCCATCGCCAGGGCCCTTGTGCTCAAACCGGCGCTGATCCTCCTGGACGAACCCACCTCGGCCCTGGACCGCACGGTGCAACGACAAGTGGTCGAGCTGTTGCGCTCACTGCAGAGCAAGTACAACCTGACCTACCTGTTCATCAGCCATGACCTCGCGGTGGTCAAAGCCTTGAGCCATCAGTTGATGGTGGTCAAGCAAGGCAAGGTGGTGGAACAAGGTGCCGCAGCGGATATCTTTGCTGCACCGCAACATGCCTATACCCGGCAGTTGCTCGAAGCCGCCTTCCTGGCCCCTGCCACGCGGTAG
- a CDS encoding SurA N-terminal domain-containing protein, which translates to MLQNIRDNSQGWIAKTIIGVIVALMALTGFDAIFQATTNSQDAAKVNGETISQNELSQAVDMQRRQLMQQLGKDFDPSLLDDKMLREAALKGLIDRKLLLQGAEDAKFAFSEAALDQLILQTPEFQVDGKFSAERFDQVIRQMGYGRLQFREMLAQEMLIGQLRAGLAGSGFVTDDQVNAFARLEKQTRDFASLTFKADPAAVKVTDEQIKVHYDAHAKEFMSPDQVVIDYIELKKSAFFDQVTVDEGELKALYEKEIANLAEQRHAAHILIEVNDKVNEAQAKAKIEEIQQRLAKGEDFATLAKEFSQDPGSANNGGDLGYAGQGVYDPAFEEALYALNKDQVSAPVRTEYGFHLIKLLDVQAPEVPTFASLKDKLTRELKTQQVEQRFVEVTKQLEDAAFEASDLAQPAQELGLKVQTAPAFGREGGEGITANRAVVQAAFSKEVLEEGANSTAIELDPETIVVLRVKEHRKPEQLGLELVSESIRKHLAQEQATAVVKAKADALIAGLRDGSIAADASQEGQSWKVQEAVSRSQEGIDPVELQAVFRMSKPEAKDKPVYSSVALNDGSLVVLRLNGVNEGASATDEEKATYRRFLASRAGQQDFAAYRKQLEAKADITRY; encoded by the coding sequence ATGCTGCAGAATATCAGGGACAATTCACAAGGTTGGATTGCCAAGACCATCATCGGTGTCATCGTAGCCTTGATGGCACTGACCGGCTTCGATGCCATCTTCCAGGCCACCACCAACAGCCAGGACGCTGCCAAGGTCAATGGTGAAACCATTAGCCAGAACGAGCTGAGCCAGGCCGTCGACATGCAACGTCGGCAGTTGATGCAACAGCTGGGCAAGGATTTCGATCCATCGTTGCTCGACGATAAAATGCTGCGCGAAGCGGCACTCAAAGGTTTGATCGACCGCAAGCTGCTGCTTCAGGGCGCTGAAGACGCCAAGTTCGCCTTCTCCGAAGCTGCGCTTGACCAACTGATCCTGCAGACACCTGAGTTTCAGGTTGATGGCAAGTTCAGTGCCGAGCGTTTTGATCAGGTCATTCGCCAGATGGGCTACGGCCGTCTGCAATTCCGCGAAATGCTGGCTCAGGAAATGCTTATCGGACAACTGCGCGCAGGCCTGGCCGGCAGCGGTTTTGTCACCGATGACCAGGTCAATGCGTTTGCCCGCCTGGAGAAGCAGACCCGTGATTTTGCTTCGTTGACCTTCAAAGCTGACCCAGCTGCAGTCAAGGTGACCGACGAACAGATCAAGGTGCACTACGACGCGCACGCCAAAGAGTTCATGAGCCCGGATCAAGTGGTCATTGACTACATTGAACTGAAGAAATCGGCATTCTTCGATCAGGTTACTGTCGATGAAGGCGAGCTCAAGGCACTGTACGAGAAAGAAATCGCGAATCTGGCCGAGCAGCGTCATGCCGCGCACATCCTCATCGAAGTCAACGACAAGGTGAACGAAGCCCAGGCCAAAGCGAAGATCGAAGAGATCCAGCAGCGTCTGGCCAAAGGTGAAGACTTCGCCACCCTGGCCAAGGAATTCTCCCAGGATCCAGGTTCGGCCAATAATGGCGGTGACCTTGGTTACGCCGGGCAGGGCGTCTATGACCCAGCCTTCGAAGAGGCGCTGTATGCGCTGAACAAGGATCAGGTATCGGCGCCGGTACGCACTGAGTACGGATTCCACCTGATCAAGCTGCTGGATGTACAGGCCCCTGAAGTGCCGACGTTCGCCAGCCTCAAGGACAAGCTGACCCGTGAGCTGAAGACCCAGCAGGTTGAACAGCGCTTTGTCGAAGTGACCAAGCAGCTGGAAGACGCTGCATTCGAAGCGTCCGATCTGGCTCAGCCAGCCCAAGAACTGGGCCTGAAGGTGCAGACCGCTCCGGCGTTCGGCCGTGAAGGTGGCGAAGGTATCACGGCCAACCGTGCTGTGGTTCAGGCTGCTTTCAGTAAGGAAGTACTGGAAGAGGGCGCCAACAGCACTGCCATCGAGCTGGATCCGGAAACCATCGTGGTACTGCGCGTCAAAGAGCACCGCAAGCCAGAGCAACTGGGTCTGGAGCTGGTCTCCGAAAGCATTCGCAAGCACCTGGCTCAGGAGCAGGCGACTGCTGTTGTGAAAGCCAAGGCTGATGCGCTGATCGCTGGCCTGCGTGACGGCAGTATCGCCGCTGACGCTAGCCAGGAAGGTCAAAGCTGGAAGGTTCAGGAGGCGGTCTCTCGCAGTCAGGAGGGCATCGATCCGGTCGAGCTGCAGGCGGTGTTCCGCATGAGCAAGCCTGAGGCCAAGGACAAGCCGGTCTACAGCAGTGTTGCCCTCAATGATGGCAGCTTGGTTGTACTGCGCCTGAATGGTGTCAACGAAGGTGCTTCGGCTACCGACGAAGAGAAAGCGACCTATCGCCGCTTCCTCGCGTCGCGTGCGGGTCAGCAGGACTTTGCTGCTTACCGCAAGCAGCTGGAAGCCAAAGCGGATATCACTCGCTACTGA
- the lon gene encoding endopeptidase La translates to MKTTLDLPLLPLRDVVVYPHMVIPLFVGREKSIEALEAAMTGEKQILLLAQKNPADDDPGEDALYRVGTIATVLQLLKLPDGTVKVLVEGEQRGAVERFNEVDGHIRAEVSLIDESQTAERESEVFVRSLLSQFEQYVQLGKKVPAEVLSSLNSIDEPGRLVDTMAAHMALKIEQKQEILEILDLATRVEHVMALLDAEIDLLQVEKRIRGRVKKQMERSQREYYLNEQMKAIQKELGDSEEGHNEVEELKKRLDAAGLPKDAYAKAQAELNKLKQMSPMSAEATVVRSYLDWLVQVPWKAQSKVRLDLAKAEEILDADHYGLEEVKERILEYLAVQKRVKKIRGPVLCLVGPPGVGKTSLAESIASATNRKFVRMALGGVRDEAEIRGHRRTYIGSMPGRLIQKMTKVGVRNPLFLLDEIDKMGSDMRGDPASALLEVLDPEQNHNFNDHYLEVDYDLSDVMFLCTSNSMNIPPALLDRMEVIRLPGYTEDEKINIAVKYLTPKQIKANGLKKGELEVDVTAIRDIIRYYTREAGVRGLERQIAKVCRKVVKEHAGLKQVAVKVTGEQLEHFLGVRKFRYGLAEQQDQVGQVTGLAWTQVGGELLTIEAAVIPGKGQLIKTGSLGDVMVESITAAQTVVRSRARSLGIPADFHEKRDTHIHMPEGATPKDGPSAGIGMCTALVSALTQIPVRADVAMTGEITLRGQVLAIGGLKEKLLAAHRGGIKTVIIPEENVRDLKEIPENIKQDLQIKPVKWIDEVLQIALQYAPEPLPDVAPEIVAKDEKRDSDSKERISTH, encoded by the coding sequence ATGAAGACCACCCTCGACTTGCCTCTTTTGCCATTGCGCGATGTCGTCGTCTATCCGCACATGGTTATCCCACTGTTCGTGGGGCGCGAGAAGTCCATCGAAGCCCTCGAGGCCGCAATGACGGGCGAGAAGCAGATCCTCCTGCTGGCCCAGAAGAACCCCGCTGATGACGATCCAGGCGAAGACGCCCTGTACCGTGTCGGTACCATTGCCACTGTCCTGCAACTGCTGAAACTGCCCGATGGCACCGTCAAGGTCCTGGTCGAGGGCGAGCAGCGTGGTGCAGTCGAGCGTTTCAACGAAGTCGATGGCCATATTCGTGCCGAGGTTTCGCTGATTGACGAGTCGCAGACCGCCGAGCGCGAGTCTGAAGTCTTCGTTCGTAGCTTGTTGTCACAATTTGAACAATACGTTCAGCTGGGCAAAAAAGTCCCGGCTGAAGTCCTCTCGTCGCTCAACAGCATCGACGAGCCAGGGCGCCTGGTCGATACCATGGCCGCGCACATGGCGCTGAAAATCGAGCAGAAGCAGGAAATCCTCGAAATTCTCGATCTGGCCACCCGTGTTGAGCACGTCATGGCCTTGCTGGATGCTGAAATTGACCTGCTGCAGGTCGAGAAGCGCATCCGCGGACGGGTCAAAAAGCAAATGGAGCGCAGCCAGCGCGAGTACTACCTGAATGAGCAAATGAAGGCCATTCAGAAAGAACTCGGCGACAGCGAAGAAGGCCATAACGAAGTCGAAGAGCTGAAAAAGCGTCTCGACGCCGCGGGTCTGCCAAAAGATGCCTATGCCAAGGCTCAGGCCGAGCTGAACAAGCTCAAGCAAATGTCGCCGATGTCGGCTGAGGCCACTGTCGTACGTTCGTATCTGGACTGGCTGGTTCAGGTGCCGTGGAAGGCCCAGAGCAAGGTGCGCCTGGACCTGGCCAAGGCAGAAGAGATTCTCGACGCTGACCATTACGGCCTGGAAGAGGTCAAGGAACGCATCCTTGAATACCTCGCCGTGCAGAAGCGGGTGAAGAAAATCCGTGGTCCTGTACTGTGCCTGGTCGGTCCTCCGGGTGTGGGTAAAACCTCCCTGGCAGAATCCATCGCCAGTGCGACCAATCGCAAGTTTGTGCGCATGGCCTTGGGTGGTGTGCGTGACGAAGCCGAGATCCGTGGTCACCGGCGTACCTACATCGGCTCGATGCCGGGTCGCCTGATTCAGAAAATGACCAAGGTTGGTGTTCGCAACCCGTTGTTCTTGCTCGATGAAATCGACAAGATGGGCAGCGACATGCGTGGCGACCCGGCGTCGGCGTTGCTTGAGGTGCTCGATCCCGAGCAGAATCACAACTTCAACGATCACTATCTGGAAGTCGATTACGACCTTTCCGATGTGATGTTCCTCTGCACCTCCAACTCGATGAATATCCCGCCAGCGTTGCTGGACCGGATGGAAGTCATCCGTCTGCCGGGCTACACCGAAGACGAGAAGATCAACATCGCGGTCAAGTACCTGACACCTAAGCAGATCAAGGCCAACGGCCTGAAAAAGGGTGAGCTGGAAGTCGACGTCACGGCCATCCGTGACATCATCCGCTACTACACCCGTGAAGCCGGTGTACGGGGCCTGGAACGCCAGATTGCCAAGGTCTGCCGCAAGGTGGTCAAAGAGCATGCTGGCCTCAAGCAGGTGGCCGTCAAGGTCACTGGTGAGCAGCTGGAGCACTTCCTTGGAGTGCGCAAGTTCCGGTATGGCTTGGCCGAACAGCAGGATCAGGTCGGTCAGGTTACCGGTCTGGCCTGGACCCAGGTCGGTGGTGAGTTGCTGACCATTGAAGCCGCTGTGATTCCGGGTAAAGGTCAATTGATCAAGACCGGCTCTCTGGGCGATGTCATGGTCGAGTCGATTACCGCAGCGCAGACCGTTGTCCGTAGCCGGGCGAGAAGCTTGGGTATCCCGGCTGACTTCCACGAGAAGCGCGACACCCACATCCACATGCCCGAAGGGGCGACGCCCAAGGATGGTCCAAGTGCCGGTATCGGCATGTGCACTGCCCTGGTCTCGGCCCTGACGCAGATTCCAGTGCGCGCGGATGTCGCCATGACCGGTGAAATCACCTTGCGTGGACAGGTGTTGGCTATCGGCGGTTTGAAAGAGAAACTGCTGGCCGCGCACCGTGGTGGGATCAAGACTGTGATCATTCCTGAAGAGAATGTGCGCGATTTGAAGGAAATTCCTGAGAATATTAAGCAGGATCTTCAGATTAAACCGGTCAAATGGATTGACGAAGTCCTCCAAATTGCGCTGCAATACGCCCCGGAGCCCTTGCCAGATGTGGCTCCCGAGATTGTCGCCAAGGATGAAAAGCGCGACAGCGATTCCAAGGAAAGAATTAGCACGCATTAG